In a genomic window of Sediminispirochaeta bajacaliforniensis DSM 16054:
- the lon gene encoding endopeptidase La: MKLKDLSLKNGKKELPLVPLRELVVFPHMVVPFFAGRAETISAIEAAMGNDRMVFLACQRRDIEAPTEDDVFEAGSISKILQMLKLPDGTLRVLAEGMERGKVVRFLKKKEYHRVQVEPIIDAREVGKESVPLMAAARDAFRRYTKHQKKIGPEILAAVEKAEYPDKLVDLICANVQIAPEKKVEIIEKDHPNERLELLAVTLEAENEMLELQNKINSRVKQRLEKNQREYFLNEQLKQINKELGKEDDDGSGSKELRKRIEAREMPTEVWEKADKELARLARLQPMSPESGVLRTYLEWIADLPWSEASEDNHDIDLAQKILDEDHYDLKRAKERVLDFLAVRQLQGKGKGPIICFVGPPGTGKTSLGRSVARALGRKFVRISLGGIRDEAEIRGHRKTYVGALPGKIIQSMKKAQAVNPVFLLDEIDKMSSDFRGDPASALLEVLDPEQNGTFVDHYLEVPYDLSRVMFITTANSVHTIPLPLRDRMEVIEIPGYTDYEKVRIAKDFIIPKQLKENGLPSDSISFRKEALTTIIRNYTMESGVRNLEREIASIIRKTAREGLSKGVLLPRLQKPDDDTEPKEALQQSETKAFSAIITPKTVERYLGVPRFENDLLYRNGRPGLINGLAWTELGGKLLPVEVALLPGDGKLILTGNLGDVMKESARIALSFISSCAHEFGVEPSALKEQDIHVHVPQGAIPKDGPSAGITITTAILSALTGRIVERHIAMTGEITLTGRILAIGGLKEKSLAARRNGMTTILLPEDNRKDGGELPREVKSKIELVYVATIGDALRFLFPND; the protein is encoded by the coding sequence ATGAAGCTGAAAGATTTGAGCCTGAAAAATGGTAAAAAGGAGCTCCCTCTGGTCCCGCTGAGGGAGCTCGTTGTTTTTCCCCACATGGTGGTTCCCTTCTTTGCAGGAAGGGCCGAGACTATCAGCGCCATTGAAGCGGCCATGGGAAATGATCGAATGGTTTTTCTTGCCTGCCAACGACGGGACATTGAGGCACCCACGGAAGACGACGTTTTTGAAGCCGGAAGCATAAGCAAAATCCTTCAGATGCTGAAACTGCCCGATGGTACCCTCAGGGTACTGGCAGAGGGAATGGAGCGAGGAAAGGTGGTACGATTTTTAAAGAAAAAGGAGTACCACCGCGTTCAGGTTGAGCCGATTATCGATGCCAGGGAAGTTGGTAAGGAGAGTGTCCCCCTCATGGCGGCGGCACGAGACGCATTCAGACGCTACACAAAACATCAGAAAAAAATCGGTCCGGAGATCCTTGCTGCCGTCGAAAAGGCAGAATATCCCGATAAACTTGTCGATCTGATCTGTGCAAATGTGCAGATTGCGCCCGAGAAAAAGGTGGAGATCATTGAGAAAGATCATCCCAATGAACGGCTTGAACTGCTTGCCGTGACCCTCGAGGCCGAAAACGAGATGCTGGAGCTTCAAAACAAGATCAATTCCAGGGTCAAACAACGGCTTGAAAAAAATCAGCGGGAATACTTTCTCAATGAGCAGCTGAAACAGATCAACAAAGAACTCGGAAAAGAGGACGATGACGGTTCTGGTTCAAAGGAGCTTCGAAAGCGTATCGAAGCAAGGGAAATGCCAACAGAGGTGTGGGAAAAAGCGGATAAGGAGCTTGCGAGACTTGCGCGGCTTCAGCCCATGAGTCCCGAGTCGGGGGTTTTACGAACCTACCTCGAATGGATAGCGGATCTCCCATGGAGTGAGGCAAGTGAAGATAACCACGATATCGACCTGGCGCAAAAGATCCTGGATGAGGACCACTATGATCTGAAAAGGGCAAAAGAACGTGTCCTCGATTTTCTTGCGGTCAGACAACTGCAGGGAAAAGGGAAAGGACCTATCATCTGTTTTGTGGGACCTCCCGGTACAGGAAAGACCAGCTTAGGCAGATCCGTAGCCAGGGCCCTTGGACGAAAGTTCGTACGAATCAGCCTCGGCGGAATCAGGGATGAGGCGGAAATTCGGGGCCACCGCAAAACATATGTAGGGGCCCTTCCCGGTAAAATCATCCAGTCGATGAAAAAGGCACAGGCCGTCAATCCTGTTTTCCTCCTTGATGAGATCGACAAAATGAGCAGTGATTTTCGGGGAGATCCGGCATCGGCCCTTCTTGAAGTACTCGACCCGGAACAGAACGGAACCTTTGTTGATCATTACCTTGAGGTTCCCTACGACCTTTCCCGGGTCATGTTTATCACCACCGCGAACAGTGTCCACACCATTCCCCTCCCCCTGCGGGATCGAATGGAAGTCATCGAAATACCCGGATATACGGACTACGAGAAAGTGAGAATTGCCAAGGACTTTATTATCCCCAAGCAGCTCAAAGAAAACGGCCTGCCGTCCGATTCGATAAGCTTTCGAAAAGAGGCCCTTACCACCATCATTCGAAACTATACCATGGAATCAGGGGTGAGGAACCTTGAGCGGGAAATCGCCTCTATCATCAGGAAAACGGCTCGGGAAGGACTCAGCAAGGGGGTCCTGCTCCCCCGGCTCCAGAAGCCGGACGATGATACAGAACCCAAAGAGGCTCTGCAGCAATCGGAAACAAAGGCCTTCTCGGCTATCATCACTCCCAAAACTGTGGAGCGTTATCTTGGCGTTCCCCGCTTTGAAAACGATCTTCTCTATCGAAATGGGAGACCCGGACTTATCAACGGCCTGGCATGGACCGAGTTGGGAGGAAAGCTGCTACCGGTCGAGGTTGCCCTGCTTCCGGGAGACGGCAAACTCATCCTAACAGGCAACCTCGGGGATGTCATGAAAGAAAGCGCCAGAATAGCCCTCAGTTTCATCAGCTCCTGCGCTCATGAGTTCGGGGTCGAACCTTCTGCACTCAAGGAACAGGATATCCATGTTCATGTTCCGCAGGGGGCCATTCCTAAAGACGGTCCATCGGCAGGCATCACTATAACCACGGCAATTCTTTCGGCCTTAACCGGCCGCATCGTTGAACGGCATATAGCCATGACCGGAGAGATAACCCTAACAGGGAGAATTCTTGCAATCGGCGGTTTAAAAGAGAAGAGTCTGGCCGCACGAAGGAACGGGATGACTACAATTTTGCTTCCTGAAGACAACAGAAAGGACGGAGGCGAGCTGCCAAGAGAAGTAAAGTCGAAAATCGAATTGGTCTATGTCGCCACGATCGGAGACGCTCTTCGCTTTTTATTCCCGAACGACTAA